From the Agromyces laixinhei genome, the window GCGCTCACCGATCGCATCGGTCGGAGGCCGCTGCTCATCACCGCGTCGATCGGGTTCGTCGTGCTGTCGGTTCCGGCGGTCATGCTGCTCGACACGGGCGTCCTGGCGCTGCAGATCCTCGGCATCTCGATCTTCGGACTCATGCTCGTGATGCTGCTGTGCAACATCTCGGCGACGCTGCCGGCGCTCTTCCCGACTCCGGTGCGCCTCGCGGGATTCGCGCTCGGCTACAACATCGCCACGTCGCTGCTCGGCGGCACCGCGGGTCTCGCGAACCAGGCCCTCATCGACGCCACCGGCTCGACCCTCATCCCGGGGTTCTACCTCACGATCGCCGGCATCATCGGCCTGGTGGCGGTGCTGACCTTCAACGAGACGGCCGGCCGGTCGCTGCGCGGCGACGTCGTGCCCGGCGACGACGACCAGGAGCGGCTCGAGCTCGGCGAGGAGCTGATCGGCAAGGTGCACGCCTAGCTCGAATGCACTACTCCCCTGAAGGGCGCCTCCCCTGCGGGGGCGCTCTTCAGTCGAGCGGGCGCAGGATCCGGTCGAGGAATCGCCGGGTGCGTTCGTGCGTCGGGTTCGTGAAGATCTCGCCGGGCGCCCCGCGCTCGACCACGACGCCGTCGTCCATGAAGAGCACCTCATCGGCCGCCTGCCGCGCGAAGCTCAGCTCGTGGGTGACGACGACCATCGTCCAGCCCTCGTCGGCGAGCTCCTTGATGACCTGCAGCACCTCCCCCACGAGTTCGGGGTCGAGCGCACTCGTCGGCTCGTCGAAGAGCAGCAGTTGCGGCTTCAGTGCGAGCGCACGAACGATGCCCACGCGCTGCTGCTGCCCGCCCGAGAGCTCGAACGGGTAGGCGTCGCGCTTCTCGGCGAGTCCCACCCGGTCGAGCAGAGCGGATGCCTCGGCGACCGCCCGCGCCTTGGGTACGCGCTGCACGCGCAGCGGCCCCTCGATGACGTTCTCGATGACCGTCATGTGCGGAAACAGGTTGTGCTGCTGGAAGACCATCGCCGAACGATCGCGCAGGGCGAGGCGCTCGGCCTTCGAGACGCCCGAGGCGAAGTCGATGACGGGGCCTCCGGCGAAGTCGATGGTGCCGGCGCTCGGCGTCTCGAGCCCGTTCAGCGAACGCAGCACGGTCGTCTTGCCCGAGCCGCTCGGCCCGATGAGCACGACGACCTCGCCGCGCCGCACCTCGAGGTCGATCGAGCGCAGCACCTCGTTGTCGCCGAACGACTTGCGGATGCCTCGTGCCGCGAGCAGCACCGAGTCGTCGGGCGCCGCGGCGGGGCTGAGCGGATCAGTGTGCGACATGACGGTCCAATCTCTTCTCGAGAAGGCCCTGCCCGCTCGAGAGCACGAGGCAGAAGAGCCAGTAGATGAGCGCGGCCTCGAGGTAGAGCAGCATGAACTCCTGGCTGAATGCGGCGATCTGCTGCGAGACCCGGAACAGCTCGGTCACGAGAATGAGCGAGGCGAGCGACGTGTCCTTCACCAGGGAGATGAACGTGTTCGAGAGCGGCGGCACCGAGACGCGAGCCGCCTGCGGCAGGATGACCCGGCGCAACGTCGTTGTGCTCGACATGCCGATCGTGTACCCGGCCTCCCACTGCCCCTTCGGCACCGAGAGGATCGCCGCGCGGATCACCTCGGCACCGTAGCCGCCGACGTTGAGCGAGAACGCGATGATCGCGCTCGGCCACGGGTCGATGACGAGGCCGAGCGACGGCAGGCCGTAGAAGATGACGAAGAGCTGCACGAGCAGCGGCGTGCCGCGGATCACCGAGATGTAGAACCGGGCGATGCCCGAGACCACCCGGTTCTTCGAGAGCCGCATGAGCGCGACGCCGAGCGCGAGCACGAGACCGATCGCGAATGAGGCGAGCGCGAGCGGAATGGTGCCGCTCAGCCCGCCCCAGACGATCGGCCAGAAGGAATCGAGGAACAGCTGCCAGCCGCTCATCGCCTCACCGCCTTTCGGGCTGAGCCGGCCGAGGGACTATTCGGAGACGTCTTCGCCGAAGTACTTCTCGCCCAGTTCGGCGAGAACGCCCTCTGCGCCGAGCTCGGCGAGGGCGGCGTCGACGGCCTTCACGAGGTCGGCCTTGTCTTCGGTGAACGTCAGCGCACTCTCGCTCGGGTCGGTCTCGGCCACCACGGCGAGCTTCGCTCCCGGAGTCTGCTTCACGTAGTCGAGGTAGGTGAGGCGGTCGTTCACGGTCGCATCGACGCGGCCCTGCTCGAGGAGTGCGACGGCCTGCGCCCAGCCCTCGACGGCCTCGACGTTCGCGCCGGCGTCGACGGCGAGCTCGTAGAAGTTGCTGGTGAGCGACTGGGCGGTCGTCTTGCCCTGCAGATCGTCGAAGCTCGAGATCGAGGTGTCGCCGTCGTTCACCACGACGACGCTCGGCGACACCGTGTAGGGCGTCGAGAAGAGGTAGCTCTCTTCGCGTTCGGGGTTGATCGACACCTGGTTCGCGATGACGTCGAACCGGCCCGCATCGAGGCCCGCGAAGATCGCGTCCCACTGGGTCTCCTGGAACTCGACCTCGAGGCCGAGCTTGTCGGCGACTGCTTCGGCAACCTCGACGTCGTAGCCTGCGAGGTCGCCCGAGCCGTCTTCGTGGAAGCTGAACGGGCGGTAGGTGCCCTCGGTCGCGACGGTGAGCGTTCCCGCCTTCACGAGCCCGTACTCGTCGCCGGTCGCTGCATCGCCGGACGCGGGCTCGCCGCTCGAGCAGGCGGCGAGGGCGACGACGGCTGCGGATGCGGCGGCCAGGCCGAGCAGGGTGCGAACGCGGGGTGCGCGAGACATGTGGGCTCCGTTCACGGGGGTGAAGAACGTTCAAAGGGGTGAAGTACGGCGACGTGGTGCGTGCCGTGCGGTCGAGTCCATCACGACCTCACCCCGCGAAGAAAACGGCATTACTCCGCGTTTCATTCCGAACCCGCCGGTCGGCGACGAACGCCGCGAACCGCGCTCGGCTCACGATGTCAGAACGCGTTCAGCCCCGTGAGCGCGCGTCCGAGGATCAGCTGGTGGATCTCGTCGGTACCCTCGTAGGTGCGTACCGACTCGAGGTTCGCGGCGTGCCGCATGACCGGCCACTCGTTCGTGATGCCGTCTCCGGCGAGGATCGCCCTGGCCTCGTGCGCGATCGCGAGCGCCTCGCGCACGCTGTTGAGCTTGCCGGCGGAGATCTGTGGGGCGGTGAGGGCGCCGCGCTCCTTGAGGCGCCCGAGGTGCAGGGCGAGGAGGATGCCCTTCTCGACCTCGACGAACATGTCGGCGAGCTTCGCCTGGATGAGCTGGTTCGCACCGATCGGCTTGCCGAACACCTCGCGGGAGGTCGAGCGCGAGATCGCGGCATCGAGGCACGCGCGCGCGGCGCCCATGGCACCCCACACGATGCCGTAGCGCGCCTCGTTCAGGCACTCGAACGGCCCCGAGAGTCCCCTCGCACCAGGCAGGATCGCGTCGCCGTCGACCCGCACGCCGTCGAGTGAGACGTCGCACTGCACCGAGGCGCGCATCGAGAGCTTGCCGTCGATCGGCGTCGCCGTGAAGCCCGGGGTCGACGTCGGCACGAGGAATCCGCGCACCGCGCGGCCGCCGTCGCCCCCGCCGAACGACGGGTCGTCGATCTTCGCCCACACGACGGCGACGTCGGCGAGCGAGGCGAGCCCGATCCACCGCTTGGCGCCGTCGAGCACCCAGCCGTCGCCGTCGCGGCGTGCGGTCGTCGTCATGGCCGCGGGGTCGGAGCCGCCCTGCGGCTCGGTGAGCGCGAAGCATCCGACGAGGTCGCCGGCGACCATGCCCGGCAGCCACTGCTGTTTCTGCTCTTCGGAACCGTACTTGTGGATGGCGCTCATGGCGAGCGAGCCCTGCACCGACACGAAGGTGCGCCAGCCGCTGTCGGCCGCCTCGAGCTCGAGGCACGCGAGGCCGTACGAGACGGCGCCCGCGCCGGCGCATCCGTACCCCTGCAGGTGCATGCCGAGGAATCCCGCGTCGCCGAGTTGCTTCACCAGCTCGAGGCGGAAGTGCTTCGCCTCGAAGTCCGCCTCGATCACCGGGAGGATGCGCTCCTGTGCGAACGCGCGAGCCCGCTGCTGCCACTCGCGCTCCTCGGCGCTGAGCAGGGCGTCGAGGTCGAACACGGCGTCGATCATGGGGGCGTGGGTCATGTCTGCGGTCCTCTCAAGGGGGAAGGATGCCAGTTGGCGCCGGCGTGCTCGTCGAGCGCGGGCGGTGAGCTGCGGTAGACGGCGGGCGTCGCCGAGAGGCCGATCGGGCTGGCTATCGTGCGACTCGAACGCGGACCGTCGTCGATCTCGGCGACGGGCTCGAGACCGAGCGCCTCGCCGAACGCGATCGCCTCGGCCACGTCGTTCACGAGTCCGGCGGGCACGCCGACCCTGCCCAGCCGTGAGACCCAGTGCGCAGCGGATGCCGCGGCGACCCGCTCCTCGATCACCGCCGTGAGTTCGGCACGGTGCGCGACCCGGTCGACGTTGCGAGTGAACCGCGGATCGTCGGCGAAGGTTGGCTCGCCGAGTGACGCGGCGAGCGCTCGGAACTGCTTGTCGTTGCCGACGGCGATCACGAGTTCGCGGTCGGCCGCGTGGAAGACGGCGTAGGGAGCGATGCTCGGGTGCGCGTTGCCGAGGCGGCGCGGCGGCTCTCCGGTGGCGAGCGTCGACGCGGCCTGGTTCGTGAGTGCCGAGAGCAGGCCGTGCAGGAGGTCGACCTCGACGCGCTGGCCGAGCCCCGTGCGGTCTCGCTCGCGAAGGGCGAGCAGGATGCCGGCGACGGCGTTCTGCCCGGTGAGCACGTCGACGAGGGCGACGCCGGCCTTCGCGGGCTCGCCGTCGGTGGCGCCCGTGATCGACATGAGCCCGCCGACCGCCTGCACGAGCAGGTCGTAGCCGGCGAGCGTTGCGCCCTTCCCCGTGCCGAAGCCCGTGATCGAGCAGTAGACGACGCCCGGGTTCGACGCCCGCACCGCGTCGTAGGAGAGTCCGAAACGATCCATCACGCCGGGGCGGAAGTTCTCGACGACGACGTCGGCGGATGCCGCGAGCCGCCGCGCCTCGGCGAGCCCCGCGGCATCCCGCAGGTCGAGGGCGACCGATCGCTTGTTGCGGTTGACGCTGCCGAAGTAGGTGGCCTGCCCGCTCGCATCGACCGGCGGGCGCCAGTGCCGAGTGTCGTCACCGGCCGGCGACTCGATCTTCACGACGTCGGCGCCGAAGTCGGCGAGCGTCATCGTGGCGTACGGGCCGGCGAGCACCCGCGAGAAGTCGGCGACGCGCACGCCGTCCAAGGCTCCCGGGGTCATCCGCCCTCCTCGGGTCGATGCACGCCACGATACCGAGATCAGCCGGTCTCGTGGTTGTACGCGCTGTCGATCGGCACCCGCGGAACCGACGCCGCGTCGATATGGCGGCCGAGTTCCGAGGCATAGGCTTGACGCAGGTGTGCATCGTCGCCGACCGGCGCGTGAGAACGTGCACCGTCGAGAAGGAGCCCAATGAGCTACGCAGTGGTCAACCCGGCGACCGGGGAGACGATCAAGACATACCCGACGATCACCGACGCCGATCTGCAGGCGGCCATCGCCTCGGCCGACGAGACGCATCGCGGCTGGTCGCGTTCGTCCACCGTCGCCGAACGGGCCGCTCTCATCCGCCGCGTGAGTGAGCTGCACACCGAGCGCCGCCGGGAGCTCGCCGAGATCATCGTGCGCGAGATGGGCAAGACCATCGAGCAGGCCTACGCCGAGGCCGACTTCGCAGCCGACATCTACGGCTATTACGCGGATCACGCGGCCGACTTCCTGAAGGACGAGCCGGTGCCGCTGCTCGCGGGCGAGGGCTCGGCGGTCATCCGTCGCTCGTCGCTCGGCGTGCTGGTCGGGGTCATGCCGTGGAACTTCCCGTACTACCAGGTCGCCCGCTTCGCAGGCCCCAACATCATCATCGGCAACACGATCCTCCTGAAGCACGCCGAGCAGTGCCCCGAGTCGGCGGCCGCGATCGAGCGCATCTTCCTCGACGCCGGCTTCCCCGAGGGTGCCTACGTCAACCTCTACGCCACGCACGACCAGATCGCGACCGTCATCGCAGACCCGCGCGTGCAGGGCGTCTCGCTCACCGGCTCCGAGCGCGCCGGCGCCGCGGTCGCCGAGGTCGCCGGTCGCCACCTCAAGAAGGTCGTGCTCGAACTCGGCGGCTCCGACCCCTTCATCCTGCTGTCGACCGACGACCTCGACGGCGCGGCGCAGGCCGCAGTCGATGCGCGCCTCGACAACAACGGCCAGTCGTGCAATGCGGCCAAGCGCTTCATCGTGGCCGACGAGTACTACGAGCCCTTCCTCGAGAAGTTCACGGCGAAGCTCGCCGAGGTCGAGACCGGCGACCCGACGTCGGCAGAGACGCTGCTCGGCCCGCTGTCGTCGTTGAAGGCGGCCGAGGGACTCGACGAGCAGGTCAAGCGTGCGGTCGAGCACGGGGCGACCCTCGTGCACGGCGGCGCTCGCGACGGCGCGTTCTTCCAGACCACCGTGCTCACCGACATCTCGCCCGAGAATCCCGCGTCGAAGGAGGAGTTCTTCGGCCCGGTGGCGCAGGTCTACCGCGCGAGCGACGAGGCCGACGCCCTTCGCATCGCCAACGACATCCCGTTCGGACTCGGCTCCTACGTCTACACGACCGACGCCGAACAGGCCATGCGCGTGGCCGACCAGATCGAAGCCGGCATGGTCTTCGTGAACGGCGTGCTCATGGATGGCGCCGAGCTGCCCTTCGGCGGCGTCAAGCGGTCGGGCACGGGCCGCGAGATGGGCCGTCTGGGCGCCGACGAGTTCGTGAACAAGAAGCTGATCCGCGTCGGCTGAACAGGGACGTCGCGCCTCGCGGCGTCAGCGCGCCTTCGCCGCGTCGATCTCGTCGCGGCGCAGCAGGATGATTCGCTCCACGAGCGAATCGGGCAACGGATGCTCGGCGGTGAACCGGATGGTGCCCTTCGCCCAGGAGTACCCGTCGAGTTCGCCCGATACCGCGCTCACCACCTCGGGACTGAACGGGTACAGGCCGATGTGGTCCTTCGCCGACATGACGCTGACGAGCGGAGACTCACGATATCGGAGCGCCGGCATTCCGTAGCTCCTCCCCTCGACGGCCTCGGGCACCAGCGACATCGCCTGAGCTCGCATGCGTTCGACGAGGTCGCGCTCTGGTGCCTCGAGCCCGGCGATGTACTCGCTCATCTCGCCCATGAACGCCATGGTACTCGCGGTGACGCGGGCGACTCATGCGCAACTCGTACGAGAGGAGAACGTGGGTTGGCCTGCGGCGCGTGTGATCACCATCACACCCGGGGCGCCTTCAACCGATCCGGAACGTCTCATCAATACAGGATCCATTGCATGAGCGGGTGGACCAAGTACCGCAACGAGTACGCCTCCCACACCGCTCCGATCACGAGCAGAACGAGCGCAGGAAGGGCAAGTACTCCGATACGTTGCAGCCCGCGCAGGTACCCGCGGCGGCGGCTCGGTGCTCCGACGGTGCGGGGATACAGCCAAGCCCGGCCGAGCAGCCATACACCGAGGAGCAAGAGCACGTACGCTTGCAACTCGATGAGAACTGTCAGCGAGTGCGGGATGAACAGCACCCACTTCTCCGCGGTCACGGGAGCGAGCGTGATCCCGGTCTGCACCGCCCAGTAGCCGAACGTGGCGAGACCTGCGAACGGGATGACGAATGAGGGCAGCAGAATCGTCAAGAAGCTGAGACGCCAGACATTGACCCCGAAGATCACCAGCGCGAACAGCGGCGGGATTCCCACCAGGCCCCGGACGGTATCGCCGGTGCCGTCGTGCTCCAGAGCGTCCCCCTGCGCGGTATTGAGCTCGGGGAAGATGAAACCGACCACGAACCCGACGGCAACGAGCCCGTACGCGGCGATGTTGAGCCAGAGGTAGGCGCGCCTGTTCTCGCCCACGAGGCGAAACGGGCGCTGCCAGAACGGCACCCGCGCGGGATCATCCAGGACGGTCGATGCTGAGGTCATGCATCCACTCAACCGTGTCGGTGCGAGCTTTCGTAGTGACAACACATCACCAGACAAGGTGACACAGCGTCACTGTCGTGAGCGTGTCACATCGGTGAAGGTAGGGCACTATGAAGATTCTCGACCTGACGCTGAACGCGGTCATCGCCCTCACGGCAGCCGTATTTCTCGCCTACATCGGCCTGTTTTACTGGGACTATGGCATCTTCGTCACCCTTCCGGCCGAGATCACCGACTTCTTCGTCCGCAACGGGTTTCTGCAATACGTGATGCTGGCGCTGTTCCTCGCAGCCATGATCGCGAAGATCCCCGTTGGACGGGCGATCAAACAGCACGAGCGAACGAATCGGAACTGACTATCGACGCCTCCACCACCCCCACGACGTACGATGAGCGGCGGGTACGCCGTCTGGCGATGATCACCGCGGTAGCGGCCATCGGACCGCTCAGCGTCGTCGGTGTGGCCATCACGGCCCCGTCATGGTGGGAAGGCGTCATCGCCGCGACGGGATACCTGCTGACTCTCGGGATTCTCCGAGAATGGAGCCTGGAGGGATACCCCCGCCGCGCGATGTTCGCGCTGACGTTCACTGGTGTCGTGTGGGCGTGCGGAGCCCTTACCCTCACCAGCCCAGTCAGCTTCGTGCCCTTCTCGCTCGTCGGCGCGGTGCTGCTGGCTCGAACACGAGCGCGCAAGCGCTGGCTCATCGCCTTCGCCCTCGGGGTGGCTGCCATCGGCGTATGCGCGCTGATCTTCCACCCTGTGACCTGGAAGCTCGCGTTCGTATGGGTGCTGGTCCCTGCCCTCGGAACGATCTTCATTGCGGGGGTGATTCTCCTCAGCGAGAACATCTGGCTCCTCGTCCGGCGCCTCGAGCGCGCCCGCGAAACCGAAGCGGAACTCGCCGTCGCCAACGAGCGCATCCGCTTCGCCGGCGATCTGCACGACATCCAGGGCCACACTCTGCACGTCATAAAGCTGAAGGCCGCCGTCGCCGAAAAACTGCTGCGCACCGAGCCGGCGCGGTCGGAGGCCGAGCTCGCTGAGATCCGGCGGCTGACCGATGAGACGATCACGGCGACCAAAGATCTCGTCTACGCCCATCACCAACTGAACCTGCTCGCAGAAGTGGAGAATGCGAAGCGGCTCTGTGAAGCCGCCGGGATCACCGTCCGCGCACAGATCGAGGTCGGCAGCACCGCCAGCAACCCCTTGCTCGCTCACACTCTGCGAGAGGCGACGACCAACCTCCTCCGGCATGCCCGCCCCAGTTTCGTGTCGATTCGAGCGACACCCACGACAGTTTCCGTCACGAACGACGGCGTCGACACCGATCCTCGATCCCTCAGCGGGCTCGCCCGCCTTCGCGAACGACTCGAGCACACCGGCGGACTGCTCACCATCGAGAGCTCGCCACCGACGTTCACGATCCAGGCCCGCACTGACCTCGACCTGCCCGCCCGCCCGCCCGCCTGCCCGCCTGAGGATGCGCAATGACTTCGGCTGGCCGCGTCCGGATCATCCTCGTCGACGACGAGCATCTGCTGCGAACGGCCCTCGCCACCCTTCTCCCCCTCGACGGCACCGTGGAAGTCATAGCGCAAGCCGACGACGGCGCGGACGCCGTCACCGCCGTCCTCGCCCACCGCCCAGACGTGCTCGTCATCGACCTCGAGATGCCCGGCGTCGACGGGCTCGAAGCCACGGCAACCATTCTCGATCGACATCCCGGCCAGCGCGTACTCATGCTGACCCGACACGCACGACCCGGTGTCCTGCGCCGCGCCCTCAAGCTCGGAGTCCTCGGATTCATCAGCAAGTCCTCCGACCCCGATGACATCGTCCACGCCATCCACCAGGTCCACGCCGGCAAGAGATGGATAGCCCACGACGTCCTCGAAGCATCGATGACCGACGACTCTCCACTCACCGAACGCGAGGCCGATGCACTCCGAGAAACCCGCAACGGCTACGCCGTCAAAGACATCGCCCGTCGCCTGTACCTCTCATCCGGCACCGTCCGCAACTACCTCTCCAACGCCATGAGAAAGACCAACACCAATACCCGCCACGACGCCGCACGCGTAGCCAACGACCGCGGCTGGCTCTGAAACTCACGGTCTTCATACACACTCCGGAAGTACAACCCTCGACGCCCACGAGGCTGCCCAGCCGCACAAAAGCTAGGCTCGTTGCACCGGATCGTCGACCGAGTGGAGGGTTGCTGTGGAACTCCCCCGTGTTGCGGCAGCGCGCCGCGAGGCCCATCTCGCGGCGGTCGCGGCGGCCGATACGCTCACGCCCGCCGACCGCTATCAAGAGCTCTTCGTCGCCGTGCAGATGGAACGTGTCTTCGACGACGGCAAGACCTTCGTGGATGCCGTACCTCGCGGCCGCCCGCTCGACATCCTCGAGCAGTACCGTGCCGACGTCCGACGCGAGGGGTTCGACCTCGGGGCGTTCGTCGCGAAGCACTTCGCCCCTCCTGCCGCTGCGTCGAGCGAGTACATCGCCGCGCCCGGGAGGTCGCTCGCGGAACATATCGACGATCTCTGGCCGGTGCTCACGAGGGAGCCGACGTCGCATCCGCCGGCGAGTTCGGTGCTGGCACTGCCCGAGCCGTACGTCGTGCCCGGCGGCCGGTTCCGCGAGATCTACTACTGGGACTCGTACTTCACCATGCTCGGGCTCGCCGAGAGCGGCCGCTTCGACCTCGTGCGTTCGATGGTGGAGGACTTCGCGTTCCTGATCGACACCTACGGTCACGTGCCGAACGGCAACCGAACGTACTACCTCGGCCGCTCCCAACCGCCGGTGTTCGTGCTGATGGTCGAACTCCTCGCCGAGCACGGCATCGGCGAGACGGCGGAGTTCCTTCCGCAGCTGATGCTCGAACACCGCTGGTGGACCGAGGGCTCCGACCGGCTTCGACCCGGCGAGGTGCGCAACCACTGCGTGCGCCTCGAAGACGGCAGCCTGCTCAACCGGTACTGGGATCGCAGCGACGCCCCGCGTGAGGAGATGTACCTGGCCGACGTGCTCACAGCGCAGGGGTCGAGACGGCCGAGCCACGAGGTCTACCGAGAACTTCGCGCCTGTGCAGCCTCGGGCTGGGACTTCTCCTCGCGCTGGTGCGCCGACCCGAGCGACCTCTCGAGCATCCGCACCACGAAGATCGTGCCGGTCGATCTCAACGGCCTGCTGCTGCAGCTCGAGGCCGTGATCGCACGGCAGAGCGACGCGGCGGGCGATCATGGCACGGCGCAGCACTACCGCACGCTCGCCGAGCACCGTCGCACGGCGATCGACCGCTGGTTGTGGAATGACGACGCGGGCGCCTATCTCGACTTCGACTGGGAGCTGGCCGCCCCGCGTGAGCCGCTGACGACGGCCACGGTCATGCCGCTCTTCGTGGGTGCGGCAAGCCCCATGCAGGCCGATCGCGTCGCCGTTGCGCTGCGCGATCGCCTGCTCCGCCCGGGCGGCATCGGCACCAGCGAACACGAGAGCGGCGAGCAGTGGGACAAGCCGAACGGATGGGCCCCGTTGCAGTGCCTCGCGATCGCGGGCCTGCGACGATACGGGCACACCGACTTCGCGAACGAGATCACCGAGCGATGGCTGCAGACGGTGGGCGCGCTCTACCGCCGCGAGACGAAGCTCGTCGAGAAGTACACGCTCGTGCCCGACCCCGACCAGACCTTCGGCGGCGGCGGCGGCGAGTACCCGCTGCAAGACGGCTTCGGCTGGACCAACGGCGTGACGCGCCATCTGCTGCGCGGTCGTACGGTAGACGGATGATCCGCAGACGCGTGCTCGTGCACGGCATCGTGCAGGGCGTGGGGTTCCGCTTCTCCGCGCGCCGCGAGGCCGAACGACTCGGCGTCGCCGGGTGGGTGCGCAATCGACGGGGCGGCGTGGTCGAGGCCGAGGTCGAGGGCGAAGAGGCATCCGTCGCCGCGATGCTCGACTGGCTCGCGACCGGCCCGCCCGGCGCGATCGTCGAGCGCACGGATGTCTCGGCGCGCGAGCCGAGCGGTGAGCGCGGGTTCCGCATCGCCGAGTGAGCCCCCAGCAGTTCTGCACGCACTCGCCACCGAAACGGGTCGAACTCACCGAAATGGGTCGAAGTGGGGAGTTCTCCCGATGCGCCGCCGAGCGGTCGTTGATAGGTTTCGGATATGGATCGACCCATCACCCCACGGCCCAGCGGCGGTCAGCCGAGCGGCTGATGTCCGAGCGCGTGCTCGTAGTCGGCGGCGGCGTCGCCGGGTTCGGCGCGGCCCGAGCACTGTCGCTGCGCGGCGTGCCGTACACGCTGGTCGAACGTCTGGAGACGCCGCCGCCGACATCCGTTCTCGGCATCAACCTGCCGGGCAATGCGGTTCGGGCGCTCGACGCGCTCGGGGTGGGTGACGAAGCCGTGCGATCCGGTCGGCCGATCGTACGGCGGGAGTACCGAACGTCGTCCGGCCGGCTCCTGTTCGATGTCGACGAGCGTGACTTCTGGAAGGGCGTCGCCTCGTCCGTCTGCCTCCGCCGCTCGACGTTGCTCGATCTTCTTCGGGCCGGAACGGACCCGGCGACGGTGCGCTGGGGCAACCCTCTTGTCCGTGCTGAATCCGCCGGTGCCACCGTCCGAGTCCGGCTCGGCAACGGCGCGGCCGAAGCGTTCGGGTTCGTCGTCGGCGCTGACGGCGTGCACTCGACGACGCGAGGGGCGGTGACCGGCGAGGCGGGCCTGCAACCGTCCCGCATGTCGTCCGCGAGCTGGCGATTCCAAGCACCGAACCCGGGGGTGGCCTGCTGGACGGCCTGGACAGGCCGAGACGGAACATTCCTCTTGATTCCGATCGACGACAAGCATGTCTACGGCTACGCCTCGACCACTCGGCGCGGCGCCGCGATTGACAACCCCGACTGGTTGGCGAACACGTCACGGGCCTTCCCCGCTCCGGTCCGCGATGCGGTCGATGCAGCCCTGACTCATCCGGGCCGGCCCTATCATTCGCCCGTCGAGGTGGTGCGCGCGGAGCGTTGGAGCCTCGGTCGCATCGCGCTGATCGGCGACGCCGCCCACTCCATGGGGCCGGTCTGGGCGCAGGGCGCCGGCCTTGCGCTCGAGGACGCCCTGGTGCTCGCCGGGCTGCTCGCCGAGCGTTCCGATTGGACGGTCGTCGGCGCCGAGTTCGAGCGGCTCCGCCGCCCTCGCGTCGAACTCGTCGAGGCGGCGACCGAGAGATTGTCCCGTCTCGCCGGCCTTCCGATCTGGCTTCGCAACCTGGTCGGGCCCGTGCTCGGTCCGCGCACGTACCAGGAGGCCTACGGCCCCCTGCGCGCACCGCTCTCGTCGACCGTCTGAGACGCTGACGGCA encodes:
- a CDS encoding amino acid ABC transporter ATP-binding protein — encoded protein: MSHTDPLSPAAAPDDSVLLAARGIRKSFGDNEVLRSIDLEVRRGEVVVLIGPSGSGKTTVLRSLNGLETPSAGTIDFAGGPVIDFASGVSKAERLALRDRSAMVFQQHNLFPHMTVIENVIEGPLRVQRVPKARAVAEASALLDRVGLAEKRDAYPFELSGGQQQRVGIVRALALKPQLLLFDEPTSALDPELVGEVLQVIKELADEGWTMVVVTHELSFARQAADEVLFMDDGVVVERGAPGEIFTNPTHERTRRFLDRILRPLD
- a CDS encoding amino acid ABC transporter permease codes for the protein MSGWQLFLDSFWPIVWGGLSGTIPLALASFAIGLVLALGVALMRLSKNRVVSGIARFYISVIRGTPLLVQLFVIFYGLPSLGLVIDPWPSAIIAFSLNVGGYGAEVIRAAILSVPKGQWEAGYTIGMSSTTTLRRVILPQAARVSVPPLSNTFISLVKDTSLASLILVTELFRVSQQIAAFSQEFMLLYLEAALIYWLFCLVLSSGQGLLEKRLDRHVAH
- a CDS encoding amino acid ABC transporter substrate-binding protein, which encodes MSRAPRVRTLLGLAAASAAVVALAACSSGEPASGDAATGDEYGLVKAGTLTVATEGTYRPFSFHEDGSGDLAGYDVEVAEAVADKLGLEVEFQETQWDAIFAGLDAGRFDVIANQVSINPEREESYLFSTPYTVSPSVVVVNDGDTSISSFDDLQGKTTAQSLTSNFYELAVDAGANVEAVEGWAQAVALLEQGRVDATVNDRLTYLDYVKQTPGAKLAVVAETDPSESALTFTEDKADLVKAVDAALAELGAEGVLAELGEKYFGEDVSE
- a CDS encoding acyl-CoA dehydrogenase family protein, which encodes MTHAPMIDAVFDLDALLSAEEREWQQRARAFAQERILPVIEADFEAKHFRLELVKQLGDAGFLGMHLQGYGCAGAGAVSYGLACLELEAADSGWRTFVSVQGSLAMSAIHKYGSEEQKQQWLPGMVAGDLVGCFALTEPQGGSDPAAMTTTARRDGDGWVLDGAKRWIGLASLADVAVVWAKIDDPSFGGGDGGRAVRGFLVPTSTPGFTATPIDGKLSMRASVQCDVSLDGVRVDGDAILPGARGLSGPFECLNEARYGIVWGAMGAARACLDAAISRSTSREVFGKPIGANQLIQAKLADMFVEVEKGILLALHLGRLKERGALTAPQISAGKLNSVREALAIAHEARAILAGDGITNEWPVMRHAANLESVRTYEGTDEIHQLILGRALTGLNAF
- a CDS encoding CaiB/BaiF CoA transferase family protein — its product is MTPGALDGVRVADFSRVLAGPYATMTLADFGADVVKIESPAGDDTRHWRPPVDASGQATYFGSVNRNKRSVALDLRDAAGLAEARRLAASADVVVENFRPGVMDRFGLSYDAVRASNPGVVYCSITGFGTGKGATLAGYDLLVQAVGGLMSITGATDGEPAKAGVALVDVLTGQNAVAGILLALRERDRTGLGQRVEVDLLHGLLSALTNQAASTLATGEPPRRLGNAHPSIAPYAVFHAADRELVIAVGNDKQFRALAASLGEPTFADDPRFTRNVDRVAHRAELTAVIEERVAAASAAHWVSRLGRVGVPAGLVNDVAEAIAFGEALGLEPVAEIDDGPRSSRTIASPIGLSATPAVYRSSPPALDEHAGANWHPSPLRGPQT
- a CDS encoding NAD-dependent succinate-semialdehyde dehydrogenase — its product is MSYAVVNPATGETIKTYPTITDADLQAAIASADETHRGWSRSSTVAERAALIRRVSELHTERRRELAEIIVREMGKTIEQAYAEADFAADIYGYYADHAADFLKDEPVPLLAGEGSAVIRRSSLGVLVGVMPWNFPYYQVARFAGPNIIIGNTILLKHAEQCPESAAAIERIFLDAGFPEGAYVNLYATHDQIATVIADPRVQGVSLTGSERAGAAVAEVAGRHLKKVVLELGGSDPFILLSTDDLDGAAQAAVDARLDNNGQSCNAAKRFIVADEYYEPFLEKFTAKLAEVETGDPTSAETLLGPLSSLKAAEGLDEQVKRAVEHGATLVHGGARDGAFFQTTVLTDISPENPASKEEFFGPVAQVYRASDEADALRIANDIPFGLGSYVYTTDAEQAMRVADQIEAGMVFVNGVLMDGAELPFGGVKRSGTGREMGRLGADEFVNKKLIRVG
- a CDS encoding iron chaperone codes for the protein MGEMSEYIAGLEAPERDLVERMRAQAMSLVPEAVEGRSYGMPALRYRESPLVSVMSAKDHIGLYPFSPEVVSAVSGELDGYSWAKGTIRFTAEHPLPDSLVERIILLRRDEIDAAKAR